In Desulfofundulus luciae, a single genomic region encodes these proteins:
- a CDS encoding CoB--CoM heterodisulfide reductase iron-sulfur subunit B family protein: MRMPYFPGCTLHSKAKGLDDSTRGSLAALGIELTELPQWTCCGTVFPLAQDNYIGMVAAARILANAAKEGRGKLVTVCSFCYHVLKRVNYIIKNNLEARKKLNDYLEENYTGEIEPVHPLEIYKENIGLDAIRDRATRSLKGLKVACYYGCMLVRPASEMNFDDPENPTIMEELVSAIGAEVVEYPYKTTCCGSYQILHDNALVMKKVEEILNSATAKGAEAIITSCPLCQFNLDWSQEKILQKNAGFQKIPVLYFTQLLGLALELSQESLGLDQHYVDPRPLLVGA; this comes from the coding sequence ATGAGGATGCCATACTTTCCAGGATGCACCCTGCACAGCAAGGCAAAGGGTCTGGATGATTCTACCCGGGGCTCCCTGGCCGCTTTAGGCATCGAATTAACTGAACTGCCTCAATGGACCTGCTGCGGCACGGTATTTCCCCTGGCCCAGGACAATTACATTGGCATGGTCGCAGCAGCACGCATTTTAGCCAATGCGGCCAAAGAAGGGAGGGGCAAGCTTGTTACGGTTTGCTCCTTCTGCTATCACGTACTAAAAAGGGTCAATTATATAATAAAAAACAATCTTGAAGCCAGAAAAAAATTAAATGATTACTTAGAAGAAAATTACACCGGAGAAATTGAACCCGTCCACCCGCTGGAAATCTATAAGGAAAATATTGGGCTTGATGCAATCAGGGACAGGGCAACAAGAAGCCTAAAGGGGCTTAAAGTTGCCTGTTATTATGGTTGCATGCTTGTCCGGCCGGCTTCGGAAATGAATTTCGACGATCCGGAAAACCCCACCATCATGGAAGAGCTAGTTAGTGCCATAGGCGCGGAGGTGGTAGAATATCCCTATAAAACAACCTGTTGTGGTTCGTATCAAATACTGCATGATAACGCTTTGGTAATGAAAAAGGTGGAGGAAATACTGAACTCAGCCACTGCCAAGGGAGCGGAAGCAATCATCACCAGTTGCCCCCTTTGCCAGTTTAACCTGGACTGGTCGCAGGAAAAAATCCTCCAGAAGAACGCCGGTTTTCAAAAAATCCCCGTTTTGTATTTTACCCAGCTTTTAGGGTTAGCTCTGGAACTTTCCCAGGAAAGCCTCGGGCTGGATCAACACTATGTAGATCCCAGACCTTTACTGGTTGGAGCGTAG
- a CDS encoding 4Fe-4S dicluster domain-containing protein, with protein sequence MAMDLSSKTSRDLIERIKEISGQNANLCMQCGTCSASCTGREVMDFPPRQVMRMIQLGNTNALNLKSIWVCSTCLICTARCPRGIDIARLMEALRVINLRQGREVLVAEKIPLELLTEVPQMALTSGFRKLSA encoded by the coding sequence ATGGCTATGGATCTATCAAGTAAAACAAGCCGGGATTTGATTGAGCGTATCAAAGAAATAAGCGGGCAAAATGCCAATCTTTGCATGCAATGTGGAACCTGCAGCGCAAGTTGTACGGGTAGAGAGGTTATGGACTTTCCACCGCGCCAGGTCATGCGCATGATTCAACTGGGAAACACAAATGCATTAAATTTAAAGTCCATCTGGGTGTGCAGCACTTGTTTAATTTGCACCGCCCGCTGCCCCCGGGGCATAGACATTGCCCGGTTAATGGAAGCCCTGCGGGTAATTAACCTGCGCCAGGGCAGGGAAGTACTGGTTGCCGAAAAAATCCCGTTAGAATTGCTCACTGAAGTTCCACAGATGGCCTTAACCAGTGGTTTTCGCAAGCTAAGCGCGTAA